Within the Gloeobacter kilaueensis JS1 genome, the region AATACTGATAGAGCAATCCCTTGCGAATTTAACCTGGCTTGCAGAATGTAAGAATGTTACATTTTTACGTGCTTGAACATGCCTGGTGCCCACACTGTCAAGGAAAAGGGGGATGTCAGTACTGTTGAAAAAATGTTGATTTTGCTCAATCACAAACGGGTTTACTGAGACAATACAGGCTGGACGGAAGTCGGATTGTGCAAAAAGCAAGTTGATCTTGTTAAGCCCGAAAGTAAAGGCAGTGCGGAGTAGAGAAAGGTCTGAGCGGAGCAAGCTGGGGCCATTACAAACAATGACTGCCCGTTGAGCTGAATGCTTATTGAGGCAAGAGCGAAGTCTGTCACGAGAACGCCACGACTCAGCACTTAAATCCCACTTCAATCGCCTCAGCAGCTCCAGGGTAGCGTAGCGATAGGGATTAATCGTTGCTCTTTGTGAGTTCAAGACAGCCATTGGCCTCGTGGATTTAGATAACTAGATCAAAGAGCACTATAGCTATTTGTAGAAAGATAAATTGCGGTGGCTCCAACACAATAAGCCAGGATGATAGCCAGCGGAATCAAAGAGGTAGACAATTCAAACTGCCAGAACTTAAGCTGAAATGTTTTATAGGAGTAACGGGCGCAATAGCGGGCGTAAAATCCGGCGTATCCTGCAAGCAATGCAGTTGGAAATGCGTAGACTCCAATAAAGGGGAACAGGATAAAACTGAAGGACAGGAAAATAAGACCGTGAACTACGCTGACGATGTGCCAGACGATATGGTTTGTTGTACTGTAAAGCTGGAGGTGCATTGCGCCATAGCGTTCAATAAAATAGCAAGTGCCGAGCAATCCCCACATCACTGGATTAACAAACTCGGCATGGCTACCGATAAGTTGTAGCAGAGAAGGTCCAAAAACGCCCAGGCCAATAAAGCAGACAACAAAAGACCAGTAGGCCAGCCGCATACCTCTTGTCGCTACGGCAACTTGTTCAACAAGTTTGCCCTGGGAGCGCAGACGGGCCAGTAAGGGTAACTTGCTGTAGAAGGGTGCCTGGGAAAACTGGCTGACCGATTGAATGAGCCGCAAAGCTACAAGGTAGGATGCGATGCCAGAAGTCGCGCCTAACTGGGCATATACAAGGTTACTTGCCTGCATCAACCCAGCCGTAAAGACAGCACCCAGGCCACTCCGCCAGGCACTGGGCCAGACGCCCTCAAAAACCTCTGGGTACAACTTTCCATATGTAAAAGAACTCAACCGTCTTTCTTCGACCTGTCTGCAAAGCCAGCGGTCCCTCAGCACCCCGACGACGATCCAGAGCTGATTAGATAAGACCAGGGCCAGTAGCTTACCACCTGTAATCAGAACGAGAAAGCCACTAAAAATAGCACCAAGTGAGGTAATCACCTGCCAGCGCTGCAGCAAAGCGATCTGGTTCATTCCCTGCAACAGTGCATTGTATCTGTTGCCCCACAAAGCAACAGTCGATCCTAATAAAACAACTACCCAGGCAGCCCAGGCTTGATAGCTATCAGAGGTGAGTGAGATAGGTTTGGCAAGAGCGAGCGAGCCTAGAATTGCAAGCACACAAATAGAAATAAGTGTCAAGCGATAATAGATAACCTGCATAGTGGAGCAAATTTGCTCCATCAAGCTCCAGTTGGCCTGACCGCTCCCTGTGAGATTTCCAGTGTCGCGAAGGTCTCGAATATTTTTAGCTCCACCCATGGCGAATGCAACGACTCTGGCAAAGGTTGGAGCAAATCCAAGATCCACAAATGTTTGCAGGCTAATAATACTGCTCAGCAATGACCAGACAACAATATCTGCTGGAGTAAATTGTCTAAGTACAAGCGGAAAGACGGCGATCAGGCTAAGAGTACGGGCAGCCAGACTACTCCAGGTAGTGAACGTCGGGGAATTCCAGAGCCTTAATGGAAAAGCCAGATATTTATGCAAAGCGCTCAAATTTATCGAAGACATGAAGCTCGATTCGCAGCATGAGCTATTCTGCTTTTGCTCTTATTTTACAAGGCTGTTATAGCGTGCTTTGGGCAATTCCATACTGTAGGTATTCATATTGTTGTGTCTTGCATTTTTATGAAGTCTACTGTTTCTCACTTGAGTGTAAAGCCGAACAGCTGATGCCAAAAAACGAACCACGTCAGTCCTGGAGAGTAAACCAACAGCTTCGGGAGCATACTCAGCCATTGCTGCAGCATGGACGATATGTTCATTCTCAAAAAGCTTGCGGTCACGCTCAGTCGGGGGATACATGGGAGGGAGAAGTTGCTCAAGATCCCTGACGATAATGTTCACTCCATTCCACCAACCGTTCCTGGACTCCTGCTGTTGCACGGCACTGGCATTGACCGGATGGCAGGCGGAATAAGCTTCAAAAGCAAGCTTGAATTCAGGATGCGTCACCAGGAAATCGCGATTTGCCTGACGGACATGACGATAATTAGAATCATCTACTACAATCACTGCCTGCTGATGCAAATAGGGAATGACAAGTTCCAGGCACATTAACTGGCTACGATAATCGTGGGGACCATCGACCAGATACAGAGCAACTTTACGGTCGCCAATCTCGGTCGAAAGTGTTTCTAGTGCATCCTCGTAATCTTTGTTGATCAAAACAGCGTTTTGGACGTTGAGCTGTGCCATCCGATCCTTGATGATCGCGAGGTTCTTACCTTCTGGATCGAAGAAAGCAAAATTGTCTATTCCGTAGCTTGGCAGTGAACGGCAGGCACTGGCTACAGATAAAAGAGTCAGTCCCTGAAAAACGCCCACCTCCAGGTAGCAGACACCGGCCTGCTCCGCAAAAAGACTGGCTATCCTCTGCAGAGCACCGACAAGTTTTTTGCCCGAGAAACCGGTAAGAATCCCGTCGGCATCGGCACTGAGCAGTCCTTCAGCCTCAGCGGCTTTTATTGCGTCTATGACTTTGTTAATCATTTATTGTGTGTGACTTGGCTAGGGCTTGCTTGTCTTCTGCATTGTTTGCTTGACGATGGTTTTCATCCTGCTGAAAATTCGATCCTTTGTAGAAGGCTTCTTGATGATTCGTTGAGTGCCCGAAGGGCCATACACGGACTTGATGAGTTCGATCATGATTTTTTCTTGCGGGGTGCGAGGCAGCTGGCGCACAAACAAATAGTCTGCCTGGGAGGCAAAGGAATTTTGATATCCAGTCCAACCTGCTTCTTCAAATCCTTTGCTTTGCAGGCTGGCTTTTACCTCATCTTCAAGAATCATACCTTCATAGAGGGGGTAGCGGTAAAGCTCTAATTCAAGAGCAAGGCAGTCCTCCTCTAGATATTTCTGTGCTCCATCAAGTACGAACGCCTCTCCACTTTGAGTATCGCTCTTCAAAAATGGAAAGCTGACTTTGTGCCCAAGGGACTGGTACAATTCTGCTAAGATTGTGTCTAGTTTCTTGACCCTACACGAAAATTGTCGAATGCTGCTTGAACGTTCAAACCACGTGTTATTAAGCGCAATGTTGCCTTCATTTTTAATCTGCTCGAAATTTTGACGCACCCAATCAAAGTTTTGCTTTAGCAGAGATGAGCCCGTACCATTTTCTCCCGAGATATAAAAATTAGCCTCTCCATCAAAGTTCCAGACTGCACAGTCATAGCGCAACCGTGTGCCCGTGAGAATAGGCAGCTCATTCGGCTCAAAGCTGAGCGTCCTACCCACCTTATCTGGATGATATTTCCAGGGAAGATCCAGACCTCCAACCGCGCCAATATCGATAATATTTATCTGCATAAAAATGCACCTTTATATCGCTGGAGCATTGGCAGCAGGGCGTGGAGCACCGGGGCAAACAGCTGTGCCGGAAACGATCCTAGGGGTTGGTTCAAAGCTTGATGACTAACCTGAATGGCTGGAGTCTACAACAGAATTTCTTGGGCCAGCAAATGGAAGGGTTAGTTGTTCACTGGCTCAAACCCACAGGAATGTACTGAGGAGACCAGTGACCCCACGGCATACCGTACTTACCGCTAAGTTTATAGAATTTAGCGAGGTTATCCTTGAGATAAGTACAGTTATGGTAGTTGCTGAGTACCTTGTGCGGCTCTTGTTGGCAGGCGGGAATTGCTCCAAAGAAGCCTACGAGGTCATTTTCGCTAAAGCAATAGCCCTGGGACGGTTCGTGCAGCCAGGTAGCAGGTTGTTCTGTGCCTGAGGTTGTCACGGCCCAATATCCCTGGGGTTTGACAATCCGATGAATTTCTTGTAGCGCCTGTGAAAGTGAAGTTATGGGGATATGTTCGATAGCCGACAGGGAAACCACTGCATCAAAGGATTTGGCTGGGAACTCGGGCATATGGCATAGGTTGCCGACGCACCAGTTAAGTTGTGCAGGCTGCCCATTCAGGTTATTCTGGCGTCGCCAGGTGTCATGAACACTTTCGTACCGCCAAGCTCTAGCCTCGGTGATCATGGACCAGCAACTAATCTGTTGCTTCAGCCGGGCGAGAACTGTTGTAGGAGGCGCAGCTTCGAGCAGTTGTGCATAGTCAGTAGTGACATGGCTGGGAAAGCGTTCGTACTTTGTGCCATAGCGCCGCTGGTAGGCAAGAGGCGGTTTTTTTAGAACCATGTCTACATTTGTGACTTCAAAACCTAATTCGCTCAGGAGAAATTGAACTGGACCGCCGCCACCGCCAGCATCCAGTACCCGCAATCCCTTAGGCCAGAACTTTATCTGCCGATAGATCCAGGTGAGGTCGGTGATATAGTGCCATCCCAATTGCGTCCGCCCCGTGATCTTCAAGAAATTCTCAACAAACTTAAAATCCACTGAGGCCAGTTGCTCCTGAGGCTCAATGAATTCGTACTTTAATGCTGGGGTTCGCTCCACCATCACCTCGATCTGACGAATAAGTAGAGGACAAGACAGGAATTTATCCTGGATCGTGCAATCGCACGCTTATGCCGCCATCTAGATTTAGAGAAGCGCCGGTAATGAAATCGGCCTGGGTCGAGGCGAGAAACAAAGCTGCTGAGGCAACTTCTTCTGGTTGGGCAATCCGCCCCACTGGATGCATCCGGGAGAGTTCTTCAAACTGTGCCTCTTTGCCGACGAAACCTGCCAGTAACATTGCCGTCGCTGTCGCGGCAGGATTGATCGCATTGACTCGCACTCTACCGCCCAAGTCGATGGCCAGAGCGCGGGTCAGGCCACCTAGGGCCGCTTTGCTCGTCGCATAGGTGACGAATGCCGGTTTGGTCGCTATGGCGTGAACGCTGGAAATGTTTACAACGTTTCCGCCCACCCTCTCAAGAGCAGGTAACAGCCCCTGGATGAGCAAGAACGGAGCAGTCAGATTAATGTCGAGCGTCTGCCGCCATTCATCGAGTGTAATTTTTTCGGTGGAATTGAGAGGCTGGACGGCGGCGTTGTTGACCAGGACGTTGAGTCCGGACGGCTCCACAGCACTGTGCAGCTTCGCGAGCAATGCAGCGGAGCGCTCTTTATCGAAACACAGTTCTTGTAAGTCGAGTTGCATAAATAAATCGCACTGGCAGTTGCCGTGCAGGCGATCGACTGCGATCACTCTATAACCCGCTCGGTGGAACGCACTGCAGAGCGCCTGGCCAATTCCTCCGATCGCCCCCGTGATCAGGGCTGTTCTTTCTGCGTCAGGCAATTTTTAACAAACCGAACAGCAGTTGAATCGCTTTTTCACTCGCGCGCTGCACAGCTTCTGCTGTATTGGAGGCGTTGTGTGAACCAAAGATGCAGCGCTTGTGGCGATGCAGGGGCGAGGTGAGCGGCAGAGGTTCCTCCTCGAAAACATCGAGGGCTGCAGAATGGACCTGGCCCGACTCAAGGGCAGCGACCAGAGCCTGTTGATCGATAAGCGGCCCACGGGCAACGTTGACGATGCGCACGCCGGGCCTGGTTCGCGCCAGAACTTCAGCGTCGATCATGTGAAAGTTCTGGGCTGTGAGAGCGCAGGTGAGAACAATAAAATCTGCCTCATCGAGGCGCTCTGGCCAGGGTGCTGGCTCTACGGCCAACCCGTCAACTGCCTTGAAGAAGGGATCGTAGACGATCACCTGCATATCCGCTGCCAACAGGCGCTTTGCCGCGCTGCGTCCAATGTCACCAAAGCCAACCAGTGCGAGTGTCTTATGGGTCAAAGAGATGCCGCAGGGTTTTGGCCAGCGGCCAGCGCGCACCTCGCGGTCAATCAAAAATGTCTCTCTCGCTAGAGCCGTGACGTAAGAAACCGCTACATCAGCTACCTCCGCCCCAAACATACCCGGTGTATTGAGGACTGGAATGCCCAGATCCTCTGCCGCTCCAAAATCGACATTGTCTACTCCGACGCCCCACTTTACAGCTGCCCGCAACGCTCCCTGTTTACCGGCAACGAAAACCTCCCGCGTGGCCGGGTCATCGCCAATAATCCAACCGTCAAATTGGGGAACGAGGGTGAGCAATTCATCGACGGTGAGGGTCTGTACGATGGGCGGACAGTAGACTTCTATATTTTTGTCCACAAAATAGTGACGGAACTCGTCGATCCGTCGCACCATCGGCGGACAGGTGATCAAGATACGCATCGGCTACACCAAATTCAAGTGGTTGCCAGTTGTTGCTGTTGGGCAATCATCTCGGCAATATCCCAGCCTTCTTGATCGTCGATATCCGCTGATTCTAGGCGGGGCGTTTCAAACATCATTGGCCGCTGGCCGATCCGGGCACCGGTCGCCAGAAAGCTCGCTTTTGTAAAGATGTACAGGTTGGAATTTTCCTCGAACCAGGCTTCGAGATCCTGGGTGCGGATCAGGTTCTGCGGGTCGTGGTTGACCGGGCTGCCATCGGCGCGATAAAAGCGCGTCTGAAAGCGATTGACTGTAAAGAGCGAATCGGCCTTGCCCGCAAGCTGGGCGTCGATAAAGGCTGCCAGTGCCGAGCGGATAGTACTTGCTTTAAGCAGAGGGTTGGTGGTGTGGGTCATCAGATAGATGTCAGCGTCTACGTTGGCAACATCGTCCGCAAGCACCAGATTCATGCTGACAAAGTCGCCGCAAATTTCGGGCCTGCGATCGCGAATCTGGACCCGGTCGCCGCCTACCAAGCCCTGATCAGCGAGAAGCTGACGCGCATCGGTGTTGATGACGACGCGCTCGATTTCGACAATCGACAGCAGTGTATCGAGAATCCAGCGAAACAGGGGCTTGCCACAAAACGGGCGAAAATTTTTGCCTTTTACCCGCGCACTGTGGGCTTTCATCGGTAGCAAAGCAACTACCTGCGGTCGCACCTGAGCAGTTTTACTCATATATCCACGCGTGGGGCGGAAGTTGTCTCCAGCTCGTTCGGTTTTGCCGCTGATTGGGCGGCGGCGGCAGTTTCTAGATATCCAAAATACATTTCTTTTTTGTGGCGGGACAGGGTGCGGTGCTCCCAATTGCCCCGGTAGCTGCCCCAGAATTGCATCAGACGAAAAAGACAGATCTCTTTTAATTTTGATCCAAGAAGGCCCGATTGGATGGCAGCGCGGCTGTCTGACCAGATCGCTGCTGTCAGATAGCGCAGAAAATCGAGAAAGTGAATATGTACTTCGGGCATGATGTGCTGCAGAGCGATCGCCTCGCGCTCGTAGCGGTGCAGCACCTTTGACCACGACTCGTCGTGGTAGTGCCAGACCGCTGCTTCGGCGACGTAGGCGATTTGAAGCCCCTGAGCGATCAGGCGCTTGCCCAGTTCCATATCCTCCAGGCCGGTCAGGGCTTCGTTAAAAGGGTTGCGCAACCAGATCGGCCGTAGTAAAGCGGCGTTGGCGTTGTTGCAGAAAAAACCTGTCTGTGGAATGCGGCTGGCTGGTGGATAGAATTTACTGAAAACCTGCTTTTCACTGAAGCGCGTCTGCTCGCCGCCGAGTTGACGACCATAGGTAAGTACTGCCCGCTGGGCTTGCAGGGGGTGCAGCAGTTGAGCCAACCACTGCGAACTGGTCGGGACGCAGTGGCCACTGATAAAAACCAGATACTCCCCTCGGGCGGCCTGGCAACCGAGGTTCAGCGAGCGACCGAAGGAGAAGTCTGCTTTTTGAATATGGACAAGCCGGCAGCCGAAGCGCTGGGCTATCTGAACGGTCCGATCGGATGAGCCGGAATCGACGACGATCACCTCGCAGCCCAGATCCGCTAAAGTTTGCTCGGCAACCGCTTCCAACAGTTGGGGAAGATAGCGTTGCTCGTTGTAGGTGCGGATGACGATGCTGGCCAGCATACCGAATAGCGCTGCCTACAAGGAGGTGGGTTGCAGCCGCAGCTGAAAAGATGGCTGCAGGAGCTGGTAGAGCAACTCGATTTCTTCGCGGAAAACAGCATTTGGAGCAAACATATCCCAGTGCATCGGGACGACTGTCCGGGTGCCTATTTCATCGGCGAGCTGAAAAGCCTCACGCACGGACATGTTACCGAGAATGCCTCGCCTTTCGCGATAAAAGTTGCGCTCGTTGACCGGAAGCAGAGCAGTATCGATGGTGCCGAGCTGTTTGAGTGCTTCTACCAATTCGTCGGCAGGTGAAGTGTCCCCGGCATGATAGAGCAGCCGGCCCCGATAGTCGAGGACGTAGCCGACACAGAGCAAACAGCCGGACTCGTCCCTTTCGATGCACGGATGAACGGCAGGAACTGCCCGCACGCGCAGGTGTGGTCCAAGGGGCAACCACTCCTTTTCTGGAGCGAGCACCAGACGCTCCGGCGCGATACCCAGATCGCTCAGGCATATCTTGACGGTGTTGGGACACAGAAAACGGCAGGTCTGGGAAGCGCGCGAAATCGGCAGCAATGTCTCCGGGTCGCAGTGGTCGATATGGATGTGAGAGATAAAAACCCAATCGGCGTCATCGATTGTCTCGGGCAGCACAGGAATGCTGATTTGTCTTCGCATATCCGGCCCCTCAACCTTCGCAACGTAGTCGCTAAGGTAAGGATCGATGTAGACCACCGTGTGCTCAAAGGTCAGCTTGAACCCCGCCTGTCCGAGGGGACGCACAACAATCGCCTGCCTGTCATCGCTCGTCATCGCGCCCATGCTAAATGCACTATGCTCCTTGCGGTCCTGGGAAGTGAGGTGGCTTGCTCTCGAACTTCCAGGCCAGGAAGAGTCGTTTGGATGAGCATGAGAATCGACAGCGACGAAATGAGAGGCAGATTATGTCACGAAGGCACCCACAGGCAATAGCTTTACCCAGGCCGTCAAAGGGTGCTGTAGCGATGACTTTCCCTTGCTCCAGGTTCCCAGGAGGTGGCTGAGACAAAGGAAACGAGGCTCAGATAGGCCAGGCTGCGAGGCAGAACGCTCTCAAGCTAGCAGGGCTCTCGACACTATTTGCAAGCTGGATGCAGGTAGGACGCTTTCGCCAGAAACAAGGTTCATTTCAGAACCAACACTCTGCAGGTACAGTACAAAGCCCAAACGCTTTGGAGAAAGCTTCCTTGCTGGTACTGCACAGACTGCACGCAAAAGTTATACACCATTGGAGACGACAACGCAACCGCGTGCTATGGGCGCGAAGAGTTGCGCAAGGAAGGTCGAATGCCCAGAGTGCCTCCTCCCCCTCCTACATTTTTGACTGGGTGACTGGATGTCTTCTTTCTGCTGTGGTTTTGTAGCCTCACTGACACATATCGCCCCAGCTACAGTTGCTGCATACTCCCACAGTCCTCTAGCCGGGCTCTCGATGCGCTACGATACGGGCGTTGTCTGAGAAAACTTCATGCGCGTTCTGGTGACTGGTGGAGCAGGCTTTATCGGCTCCCATTTGTGCGATCGCTTGTTGGCAGCGGGGGATGAGGTAATCTGTGTTGACAATTTCTTTACGGGGACGCGCGCAAACGTCGCTCATCTGCGCGATCATCTCAACTTCGAGTTGATCCGCCACGACATTACCGAACCGATCCGCCTGGAGGTGGACCGCATCTATCATCTGGCCTGCCCGGCTTCGCCCATCCACTACCAGTACAACCCGGTCAAGACGGTCAAGACAAGCGTTCTGGGCACGCTCAACATGCTGGGTCTTGCCAAGCGCGTGCGGGCCCGGATCTTGCTTGCCTCGACTTCTGAAGTTTACGGCGATCCGCTGGTGCATCCGCAGAACGAGGATTACTGGGGGCACGTCAATCCGATCGGCATTCGCAGCTGTTACGACGAGTCGAAGCGCCTGGCGGAGACGCTGATGATGGACTACCACCGCCAGAACCGGGTCGATATTCGGATTATCCGCATCTTTAATACCTACGGGCCCCGGATGAGCGAGGGGGACGGACGGGTGGTGAGCAACTTTCTTTTTCAGGCCCTGCGCGGCGAGCCGCTTACGGTCTACGGCGAAGGCCAGCAGACGCGCAGCTTCTGTTATGTCTCCGATCTGGTCGAAGGGATGATCCGGCTGATGAACGGCGAACACATTGGGCCGATCAATATTGGCAACCCCGACGAATTTACGATTCTTGAGTTGGCGGAGCAGGTGCGTGCGCTTGTCAACCCCGAACTGCCGATCATCTTCAAGCCGCTGCCCTCGGACGATCCCCGGCAACGGCAACCGGACATTGCGCGGGCGCGCACGCTCCTGGGCTGGGAGCCGACGGTACCGCTCGCCGAGGGGCTCAGGCGCACCGTGGTCGAGTTTCGGCACAGGCTCGGCCTCGATGGCTGAGCCTGTCTTTGTCGAGGGATGCCTGACGGAGCGCCTGTGCGCCACTGTCGATCTGTTTGAGCGCCGGGGCTATTGCCTGAGCATCGAGAATCTGGCGCGGTGGTTGCTCGGTGGCCCCGTGGAGCCGGAGCGATTGGAGGCGGTGATCAAAAAGAGCGATCGACTGCACCTGAGCGACGGTCTGGTGCATACAGCAAGCTGCAGTGCAACCCTGGTGCGCCGCTCCTGCAGGCGGCAGGCAGAGCACCTGCAGGCGAGCCGCCGCTGGTGGTCGGCGGTTGAAGCTTACATCGAGCAGCTGGTTCACTATTGCCCTCAGATCCGCTGCGCGGCCCTGGCCGGTTCGCTGGCCGCCGGTGGTTTTCAAGAAACCGACGATGTGGACTTCAACCTGTTCGTCGAGGACGGCACGCGCTACACCACTTACCTGCAGGCCAACTTGATCGCCCTTGGCTTCAGCGCCCGTTACCGCCATCGCCCGACCGATGTTCACACCCGACGGCCCTTTTTGCCAAAACTGATGAGCATCAACGTGATCTGGACCGACAGCGATGTACGGCCCTTTGTCCGCCAGGATGGACCGATGGCACTGGAGCTGTTGTTGAATCGGCCCCTCTGGGGCATCGAATATTTTCAGAGCGTGCTCGGCTGCAACCGCTGGCTGGATGACTACTTTCCCCAGTTTGCCGCCCGATCTTTTGCCTGTGCTGTCAAAAGCGGATCGCCGCTCACCCGACTGGCCCGCTGGCGCGAGCGCGGTGCGTACACGGCAAGCTACCTGGGCTGGCGCTGGCAGATGTGGACGCGGCGCAACAACCCCGAGGCGCTGGCGCGGGTGGCGCAGGTGCGCAGACACCAGAGTCCCTACGCCCTGTTTGAAGGCTGCCGCTTCGATCTTCAAGAACGCGACAGCTAGTACACTACAGGCAGGCTCCCTACGCACAGGTACGCAAGATGGCACCGCTGGTCTGCAACTATTACGTCACCTACAAGTGCAACGCCCGCTGCCATTTTTGTGACATCTGGGCACTCACGCCGCCTCCGGAGGCAAGCTTCGAGACGATCCGCACCAACTTGATCGATCTGAGGCGACTGGGGGTCAAGTACGTTGACTTTACCGGCGGCGAGCCGCTTTTGCGCCCCGATATCGTCGAGATTTACACAGCCGCCAAGCGCCTGGGCCTGCTTACCAGCCTCACCACCAACACGATTCTGTATCCTAAAAAGGCGCAGCAGTTGCGGGGACTGGTCGATTTTTTAAATTTCTCCCTCGACGGGCCAGACGCCGCTTCCCACAACCAGTCGCGGGGCGTGGATCTATTTGAGCGGTTGATCGAGTCGGTGCGGTTGGCCCGGTCGCTGGGCGAATACCCGACGCTCAACTTTACGGTCACTGCTCAAAATTACGAACGCATCGCGGAGGTGGCCGAGCTGGCCAACCGCCTGGAGGTGCGCGCCTGGCTCAATCCCGCCTTTACTGCCCACGAACATTACAACAACAACAAAAATCCCACCCCGGCCCTGGTTGCAGCGATTCGCCACGCCGCCGAACGCTATCGGGGCATCCTCGGCTACAACAAAGCCGCCCTTGCACTTATCGAAGCTGGCGGCAACCACACCGCCGATCCGCGCTGCAAGGCAGTCGAGGCGGTGATCGTCATCTCGCCCGACGACAAGCTGCTTTTGCCCTGCTACCACTTTGCCCAACACTCTGAGCCGATCGCAGGCCGACTTTTTGAACTTTATAGTAGCGGCGAGAAAGTGGCCGAGTACCGCGCTTCCCAGGGGCGGCTATCGGTCTGTGAGGGCTGCACGGTCTGGTGCTACCTCATACCGAGCTTCTTTAAGGGGCTCGATCGCTACACGCTGCTCAACGGACTCAGCTACGCCGACGAATTTTTTGCCCGCCGCCGGGGCCGCCGCTCCCGGAGTGCGGCGACGGCAGTGTTACACTGAGCGAAGCCAAGTATTATTGCCTACCATGCCTCTGCTGAATCTGGTCCCCGACAATGGCACCCGCTTTGTAGCGGCAGTCGAAAAACAGGGGGCGCTGGCGCTCTGGTTTCCACCGGAGGGCGGCCTTGAGGGCAACTACCAGCGCCGGTTGCGCGGAGCAGGCTACCGGACGCAGCTTTTGAGCGCTAGAGGGCTCGGAGATCTTTCGCGCTTTTTGCTCGAAAGCCACGGGGTCAGACCGGCCCACCTGGGCAAAAAAGAAAAGCGCGTCTTCGATCTGCCGCCGGAACTGGCCATTTACATGGACAACCTGCCCCCCAGCGCCAGAGGCTTTGTGCTTTGGCTCATCGAGGGCAAAGTGCTCTCGCTGGCAGAATTAGAGTATTTATCTATGTTGCCTGCAGCGGTGGCAAAACTCAAGATCGTCATCGAACTCGGCAGCGATAGGGGCATTCGCTGGCTTCCCCTGGCTGAGGCAGTTTCAAAGATGGCGGAGGGAAGCTAGAATACGGACGTGGTGGAATGTTTGCCCCGTCCCTATCGCTCTCTTGACGCCGGTAGCTGGTTCAAGCTCATAGGAGGAGCCAGCCTCCAGAATCTTCCGAGCCTTGCCAACCTGGCTTTGGCCTATACCCTGGCCGGAGCAGACTGCATAGATGTCTCGGCGGATCCAGCTGTGATCGTAGAAGTCCGGCGGGCGATCGACGCAGCGGTCCGGCTGATGGCAGCCGCACCGACAGAACGACCTTTCTTGATGGTCAGCCTCAGCGACGGAGCCGACCTGCACTTTCGTAAAGCCCATTTCTCCGCCGAGGATTGCCCAAGCGACTGTGCCCGGCCCTGTCTGCGCATCTGTCCGGTCGATGCTATCGCCGTAGGTGGCGTCGATAGGCAGCGCTGCTACGGTTGCGGGCGCTGTGGGCCGGTCTGTCCGTTCGGACTCATCGATTTTCATGCCTGGCAGCCTGACCCAGGCACGATCGGTGCGCTGCTCGCCGCTTGT harbors:
- a CDS encoding acylneuraminate cytidylyltransferase family protein, whose product is MSKTAQVRPQVVALLPMKAHSARVKGKNFRPFCGKPLFRWILDTLLSIVEIERVVINTDARQLLADQGLVGGDRVQIRDRRPEICGDFVSMNLVLADDVANVDADIYLMTHTTNPLLKASTIRSALAAFIDAQLAGKADSLFTVNRFQTRFYRADGSPVNHDPQNLIRTQDLEAWFEENSNLYIFTKASFLATGARIGQRPMMFETPRLESADIDDQEGWDIAEMIAQQQQLATT
- a CDS encoding glycosyltransferase family 2 protein, whose amino-acid sequence is MLASIVIRTYNEQRYLPQLLEAVAEQTLADLGCEVIVVDSGSSDRTVQIAQRFGCRLVHIQKADFSFGRSLNLGCQAARGEYLVFISGHCVPTSSQWLAQLLHPLQAQRAVLTYGRQLGGEQTRFSEKQVFSKFYPPASRIPQTGFFCNNANAALLRPIWLRNPFNEALTGLEDMELGKRLIAQGLQIAYVAEAAVWHYHDESWSKVLHRYEREAIALQHIMPEVHIHFLDFLRYLTAAIWSDSRAAIQSGLLGSKLKEICLFRLMQFWGSYRGNWEHRTLSRHKKEMYFGYLETAAAAQSAAKPNELETTSAPRVDI
- a CDS encoding MBL fold metallo-hydrolase; protein product: MGAMTSDDRQAIVVRPLGQAGFKLTFEHTVVYIDPYLSDYVAKVEGPDMRRQISIPVLPETIDDADWVFISHIHIDHCDPETLLPISRASQTCRFLCPNTVKICLSDLGIAPERLVLAPEKEWLPLGPHLRVRAVPAVHPCIERDESGCLLCVGYVLDYRGRLLYHAGDTSPADELVEALKQLGTIDTALLPVNERNFYRERRGILGNMSVREAFQLADEIGTRTVVPMHWDMFAPNAVFREEIELLYQLLQPSFQLRLQPTSL
- a CDS encoding UDP-glucuronic acid decarboxylase family protein: MRVLVTGGAGFIGSHLCDRLLAAGDEVICVDNFFTGTRANVAHLRDHLNFELIRHDITEPIRLEVDRIYHLACPASPIHYQYNPVKTVKTSVLGTLNMLGLAKRVRARILLASTSEVYGDPLVHPQNEDYWGHVNPIGIRSCYDESKRLAETLMMDYHRQNRVDIRIIRIFNTYGPRMSEGDGRVVSNFLFQALRGEPLTVYGEGQQTRSFCYVSDLVEGMIRLMNGEHIGPINIGNPDEFTILELAEQVRALVNPELPIIFKPLPSDDPRQRQPDIARARTLLGWEPTVPLAEGLRRTVVEFRHRLGLDG
- a CDS encoding radical SAM protein, which produces MAPLVCNYYVTYKCNARCHFCDIWALTPPPEASFETIRTNLIDLRRLGVKYVDFTGGEPLLRPDIVEIYTAAKRLGLLTSLTTNTILYPKKAQQLRGLVDFLNFSLDGPDAASHNQSRGVDLFERLIESVRLARSLGEYPTLNFTVTAQNYERIAEVAELANRLEVRAWLNPAFTAHEHYNNNKNPTPALVAAIRHAAERYRGILGYNKAALALIEAGGNHTADPRCKAVEAVIVISPDDKLLLPCYHFAQHSEPIAGRLFELYSSGEKVAEYRASQGRLSVCEGCTVWCYLIPSFFKGLDRYTLLNGLSYADEFFARRRGRRSRSAATAVLH
- a CDS encoding NAD(P)H-quinone oxidoreductase subunit N, with amino-acid sequence MPLLNLVPDNGTRFVAAVEKQGALALWFPPEGGLEGNYQRRLRGAGYRTQLLSARGLGDLSRFLLESHGVRPAHLGKKEKRVFDLPPELAIYMDNLPPSARGFVLWLIEGKVLSLAELEYLSMLPAAVAKLKIVIELGSDRGIRWLPLAEAVSKMAEGS